The Ornithodoros turicata isolate Travis chromosome 7, ASM3712646v1, whole genome shotgun sequence genome includes a region encoding these proteins:
- the LOC135400597 gene encoding sphingomyelin phosphodiesterase-like, whose amino-acid sequence MGQLLLIFPLIDDEEEQYARKSRWLYDVLANSWTQWLSASALESVRSGGYYVARPREGLRVLSVNMNFCYFFNFWLIVNSTDPGGQLEWLIQQLTDAEDAGDKVHIIGHIPPGIIDCIETWSTMFHRIVERFEDTITGQFYGHTHYDEFAVFYSSENRAKAISVAYIAPSATTYSYLNPGYRIYNMDGQSKEITGHETYIMNLTEANLVGEPTWRLEYATQDIGIASSSPSEWDSYVSRMEADDKLFEDFYGHFMKLSDHPRNCTGICKERMICHLKTDRSHDYSKCSEMSA is encoded by the exons atggggCAATTACTACTAAT ATTTCCTTTGATAGACGACGAAGAGGAACAATATGCGAGGAAGTCTCGCTGGCTGTACGACGTACTGGCAAATAGTTGGACTCAATGGCTATCAGCTTCTGCGTTAGAATCTGTGCGAAG TGGCGGCTACTATGTGGCACGCCCCCGGGAGGGCCTCAGAGTTCTTTCAGTCAACATGAACTTCTGTTACTTCTTTAATTT TTGGCTAATAGTTAACTCCACGGATCCGGGAGGACAGCTAGAATGGCTTATTCAACAGTTGACCGACGCCGAAGACGCAGGAGACAAG GTACACATAATTGGCCATATCCCACCTGGCATAATTGACTGCATTGAAACGTGGAGCACAATGTTCCACAGAATCGTAGAACG ATTTGAAGACACGATCACTGGACAATTCTACGGACATACACACTACGATGAGTTCGCAGTGTTCTACAGTTCTGAAAACCGGGCTAAGGCTATCAGTGTTGCGTATATTGCGCCTAGCGCGACGACGTATTCATACCTGAATCCTGGATACAGGATATACAACATGGACGGACAATCGAAG GAAATAACGGGTCACGAAACCTACATCATGAACTTAACTGAGGCCAACCTCGTGGGAGAACCCACCTGGAGACTTGAGTACGCCACCCAAGACATCGGCATCGCGTCGTCATCTCCCTCTGAGTGGGACTCGTACGTGTCAAGGATGGAGGCCGACGACAAACTATTTGAAGATTTCTACGG tcaCTTTATGAAGCTGAGCGATCATCCGAGAAACTGTACTGGTATCTGCAAAGAAAGAATGATATGCCATCTCAAGACGGACCGCTCCCACGACTACTCGAAGTGCTCAGAAATGAGCGCTTAG
- the LOC135400598 gene encoding mucin-2-like, with translation MQDNDSSPKKLKGALKNSKAKKLERSETKPRRKSVSPLKETSEKDDIPAMEKSKSKITGGRRRSLQEKSRIKSGKKEPLQEEHEGSMQMNNMNATTKPESITSPTSPTDRTISSKSRRNASDTAPTSSSKKICSCNDCCGACCVSASMSPQSRDTSSGAPKAGESLEPPGLNGDQPDSGPPGETSRKEDQVNRPGSETSPTSVSTSSRSSKARSSSSRPSTSRPSSRSTGSRKGRETVSIVHTSALTNLKLSKGQYELPGASSNVSPVPGKRNASLRRQPRVPLYNSRHTLSYVRSETDDSALRTTSPTTITTDDRDAEVHTMTKIPISAILQKGSLLQALACMQPESTWSSHACETPNIVPPSNMMPPTIYSMTPQASRRWPPTGVSPIRTPSRSIVLPPYADSMMQIRSRTATPTTASGAAAAGTYMMPAARGMPPAGGNLATCVVPQPTPTNVPYVNAPDARFLQAPHYVQPYADTVPPVVASKPWDRTTSDSDLTLNIRVVYKNSQGSEASLTSIVQTHMNLDETTNLKEYVKQALGQASARTGSDTAQPTAWKPERTEKTAKPTQGETEPGAASTRPDAGTLNYQMRKVNQPSEAHLYTLLREEPKLERANVSPFSNRVMPQVPERSSAMASDVNRSTNAVLRPVVGRNVDSETGVLRHLDMIRASDKERALELGGQEKTDTTYQYSQSEKEPVKQQRPVPSATAHAPSTPAAALGVTVPYESTLDVSGGREQKSVESLVIAEMELITTKLSEKLKFLKEKRKKAKQGK, from the coding sequence ATGCAGGACAACGATTCATCACCGAAGAAGCTCAAGGGAGCCCTCAAGAATTCTAAAGCGAAGAAATTGGAACGGTCGGAGACGAAGCCCCGTAGGAAGTCGGTGTCGCCTCTGAAGGAAACGTCAGAAAAGGATGATATCCCTGCGATGGAAAAATCAAAATCCAAGATTACTGGTGGCAGAAGACGATCGCTCCAGGAAAAGTCCAGGATAAAAAGTGGAAAGAAAGAGCCGTTGCAAGAAGAACACGAAGGGTCGATGCAGATGAACAACATGAATGCAACCACAAAGCCGGAATCCATCACCAGCCCTACTAGCCCTACTGATAGAACCATCTCTAGTAAAAGCAGACGCAACGCATCAGACACTGCACCCACTTCCTCCTCCAAGAAAATATGCTCTTGCAATGATTGCTGCGGTGCGTGCTGCGTTTCAGCCTCCATGTCACCACAATCCAGGGATACTAGCAGTGGAGCACCAAAAGCAGGAGAATCTTTGGAGCCCCCGGGACTGAACGGCGATCAACCTGACTCAGGTCCCCCTGGTGAAACGTCCAGGAAAGAAGATCAAGTAAACAGACCAGGATCCGAAACTTCCCCTACATCCGTGTCGACGTCATCGCGTTCCTCCAAGGCAAGGTCTTCCTCAAGCAGGCCTTCCACTAGCAGGCCATCGTCGCGGAGCACAGGAAGCCGTAAGGGAAGGGAAACAGTTTCTATAGTCCATACCAGCGCGCTTACGAATTTGAAACTATCAAAGGGGCAATATGAACTTCCCGGTGCATCATCGAATGTGTCTCCTGTACCTGGGAAGAGAAACGCGTCCCTCCGAAGACAGCCACGGGTACCCTTATATAACAGCAGACATACGTTATCGTACGTAAGGAGCGAGACTGACGACTCTGCGCTGCGAACAACCAGTCCAACAACCATCACTACAGACGACAGGGACGCCGAGGTGCATACCATGACGAAAATCCCAATTTCAGCCATTCTGCAGAAAGGGTCTCTTCTACAAGCTCTTGCGTGCATGCAGCCTGAGTCCACTTGGTCATCGCATGCCTGTGAAACTCCCAACATAGTACCACCGAGTAATATGATGCCACCAACAATCTACAGCATGACGCCACAAGCTTCTCGGAGATGGCCACCAACAGGAGTAAGCCCGATCAGGACACCATCGAGAAGCATCGTGTTGCCACCATATGCTGATAGCATGATGCAAATTAGATCGCGCACAGCGACGCCAACAACAGCGAGCGGAGCGGCAGCGGCGGGAACATATATGATGCCAGCAGCTAGAGGCATGCCACCAGCCGGTGGCAACTTGGCTACATGCGTCGTCCCGCAACCAACACCTACCAATGTGCCGTATGTAAACGCGCCGGACGCGAGATTTCTACAAGCTCCACACTACGTTCAACCTTATGCGGATACAGTGCCACCAGTAGTAGCAAGTAAACCCTGGGACCGTACTACCAGCGACAGCGATTTAACGTTGAACATACGAGTCGTCTACAAGAATTCCCAAGGGTCAGAAGCTTCTCTTACGTCGATCGTTCAGACTCACATGAATCTGGACGAAACAACTAACTTGAAGGAATATGTCAAGCAAGCTTTAGGTCAAGCCTCAGCTAGGACCGGGTCTGATACTGCGCAACCAACTGCGTGGAAGCCAGAGCGCACTGAAAAAACTGCGAAACCAACGCAAGGTGAAACCGAGCCGGGGGCTGCTTCAACGCGACCTGATGCTGGCACTCTGAATTATCAAATGAGGAAAGTTAACCAGCCTTCGGAAGCACATCTATACACGTTGCTGAGAGAGGAGCCCAAACTGGAGCGAGCTAATGTGTCTCCTTTCAGCAACAGAGTGATGCCACAGGTGCCAGAGCGTTCTTCCGCAATGGCGTCCGATGTGAATCGTAGTACGAATGCTGTACTTCGTCCAGTGGTTGGAAGAAATGTTGATTCCGAGACAGGTGTTTTGCGCCATCTGGATATGATTCGCGCATCAGATAAGGAGCGTGCATTGGAACTGGGCGGACAAGAAAAAACAGATACCACGTACCAGTACTCGCAATCCGAGAAAGAACCAGTAAAGCAGCAAAGACCTGTGCCTTCTGCGACTGCTCACGCACCATCTACTCCCGCAGCTGCGTTGGGTGTGACTGTACCCTATGAAAGCACACTTGACGTTTCGGGTGGAAGGGAACAAAAATCAGTGGAGTCCTTGGTTATAGCTGAAATGGAACTTATAACAACAAAGTTATCTGAGAAGCTGAAGTTTCTCAAAGAAAAGCGAAAGAAGGCAAAACAGGGTAAATGA
- the LOC135400600 gene encoding hemicentin-1-like: MTGPRTIVLTEGSRAVLLCPALDKRPLMAIQWFRVGEKEPIYEYNRPHLPDAAKENLRMFGPLKHRPRPDWLGRAFLRLGTEETPALAVTNVQASDKGEYVCKAIFADGSIRAVNTIVHITATVKAPSIFGSHGEVLSGEIGPYVEGDTLRLICEMKSGYQLFWLWNSTTVVDGQEERTPKGVRSTLVVKQLTPNDSLSRITCRASNSFGVNSSTTVTLNVWTRITHVRIRRGHFSEGVPARVECEVLGCRPPPLVSWYLDDEGPLPDSFTHVLGDITTSVLTMWPTAGHNKKELICNARHPVLDHQVNDSFVMDVHYKPKLILSSNKTKLELPDEDLALSCTVDAHPTASVLSWYLNGQLIGLPSEESLEVFTAIHKAIIPAASLGYYACAARNSEGFGLSNQVHVSAAYDENDSISTLLTADVNLIAVSAIASLTSYVEGLL, translated from the exons ATGACAGGCCCCAGGACCATCGTACTGACAGAAGGCAGTCGTGCAGTCTTGCTGTGCCCAGCGTTGGATAAGCGGCCATTGATGGCGATCCAGTGGTTCAGAGTGGGTGAAAAGGAGCCCATCTATGAATATAACAGGCCACACCTGCCTGACGCCGCAAAAGAAAATCTGAGG ATGTTTGGGCCACTAAAACACCGGCCACGTCCCGACTGGCTTGGAAGAGCATTTCTTCGGTTGGGAACTGAGGAAACACCTGCTCTAGCTGTTACCAATGTCCAAGCATCCGACAAAGGAGAATATGTCTGCAAAGCCATCTTTGCCGACGGATCCATTCGTGCAGTGAATACAATTGTACACATCACAG CGACCGTGAAAGCTCCTTCGATTTTTGGCTCTCACGGCGAAGTCCTATCGGGTGAAATCGGACCCTACGTGGAAGGAGACACCTTGAGACTCATCTGCGAAATGAAATCAG GATACCAACTTTTTTGGCTGTGGAACTCGACGACTGTGGTGGATGGCCAGGAAGAGCGCACCCCTAAGGGGGTCAGGTCAACGCTGGTCGTCAAGCAGTTGACACCAAATGACTCCCTGTCGCGAATCACCTGTCGGGCTTCCAACTCTTTCGGCGTCAACAGCAGCACCACAGTGACGCTCAACGTCTGGA CTCGGATAACCCACGTGCGAATACGACGAGGCCATTTCAGTGAAGGAGTCCCCGCGAGGGTGGAATGTGAGGTACTCGGTTGCAGGCCTCCACCCCTGGTGTCCTGGTACCTGGACGATGAGGGTCCGCTGCCTGACTCCTTCACCCACGTCTTGGGCGACATCACAACGAGCGTCTTGACGATGTGGCCTACCGCAGGACACAACAAGAAAGAGCTCATTTGCAACGCGCGCCATCCTGTTCTCGATCACCAGGTTAATGATTCCTTCGTCATGGACGTACACT ACAAACCTAAGCTGATCCTTTCTTCTAACAAGACTAAACTGGAACTGCCAGATGAAGATCTCGCCCTGAGCTGTACCGTCGACGCTCATCCTACAGCCAGCGTCTTGTCCTGGTATCTCAACGGACAACTGATCGGTTTGCCTTCGGAGGAGTCGCTCGAGGTCTTCACTGCTATTCATAAAGCGATCATCCCTGCTGCCTCTTTAGGGTATTACGCATGCGCAGCGAGGAACAGCGAAGGGTTTGGGCTCAGTAACCAGGTTCACGTGTCCGCGGCAT ACGACGAAAATGACAGCATTTCGACGCTTCTGACGGCGGACGTGAACCTTATAGCCGTCTCAGCCATTGCATCCCTAACGTCATATGTCGAAGGCCTGCTTTGA
- the LOC135400601 gene encoding serpin B3-like, protein MDHVSSESDFSLISRLTSEPTSPDAEAELAAVPPSIDEMALRTFCHSCNQFTHKLLQKLPRHQNILFCPSQLYWTLTGLYLGSHGDTRLELHELLNYTDVNVSPERIQQFFQNFIRGFHRRGCQQNVTLCSAICTSDCDLLFQPFCKTLHDFFSISVRSVPSNVKLERVRSEVNRWVEQSTRGLITSMIGDYTPPRRPCSLLVSAAYIEYTWGSSFGWHTTVLADFYNNGCEACKTRMLRSASCNPYIFSKALAARVLVIPGSMTDWSFVILLPIDRKGIHVVENRLDADVLESALQNCTDTRVELTMPNFELESSLSLMEVLQAVNVKSIFDEETAEITGLFKAKGSCFSEIMHKSKLKLEKAGSEGEHFDNLALIVNGLKPRGVVAFHVNHPFLFLLYDAKNNAITFVGRVVEMVW, encoded by the coding sequence ATGGACCACGTATCCTCAGAGAGCGACTTTTCACTCATTTCGCGGTTGACATCGGAACCGACATCCCCCGATGCTGAGGCAGAGCTCGCAGCAGTTCCTCCTTCAATTGACGAGATGGCGTTGCGAACCTTCTGTCACTCCTGCAACCAGTTCACACACAAGCTGTTGCAGAAACTGCCGCGACACCAAAATATCCTTTTCTGTCCGTCGCAGCTCTACTGGACACTCACCGGCTTGTACCTTGGTTCGCACGGCGATACTCGTCTGGAGTTACACGAGCTCCTCAACTACACTGACGTCAATGTTTCTCCGGAACGCATTCAGCAGTTTTTCCAAAACTTTATCCGCGGATTTCACCGTCGCGGGTGCCAACAGAACGTCACCCTGTGCAGCGCCATATGCACGTCCGACTGTGACCTGTTGTTTCAACCCTTCTGCAAGACGTTACATGATTTCTTCTCCATTAGCGTTCGTTCTGTTCCGAGCAATGTCAAGTTGGAACGCGTTCGCAGTGAGGTCAACCGCTGGGTGGAACAGTCAACACGAGGACTAATAACGAGCATGATTGGCGACTACACCCCTCCTCGGCGCCCATGTAGCTTACTGGTAAGCGCGGCTTACATTGAGTACACGTGGGGCAGTTCCTTCGGCTGGCACACTACAGTCCTCGCGGACTTCTATAACAACGGGTGCGAGGCATGTAAGACGAGGATGCTACGATCGGCAAGCTGCAATCCTTACATATTCTCCAAGGCCCTGGCTGCAAGGGTCTTAGTCATCCCGGGTTCTATGACGGACTGGTCGTTCGTTATTCTTCTACCCATTGACCGTAAGGGCATACATGTCGTTGAGAACAGGCTAGACGCTGATGTCTTGGAGAGCGCGTTGCAGAACTGTACGGACACACGGGTTGAACTGACCATGCCGAACTTTGAGCTGGAGAGTTCTCTCTCATTGATGGAAGTACTGCAAGCGGTGAACGTGAAGAGCATCTTCGATGAAGAAACGGCCGAAATTACGGGACTTTTTAAGGCCAAGGGATCGTGCTTCTCTGAAATCATGCACAAGTCAAAACTGAAATTGGAGAAAGCAGGATCGGAGGGCGAACATTTCGATAACTTGGCGCTTATCGTGAACGGTCTGAAGCCCAGAGGAGTGGTGGCGTTTCACGTGAATCACCCTTTTCTATTTCTTCTGTATGATGCAAAGAACAATGCCATTACCTTTGTCGGTCGCGTCGTAGAAATGGTATGGTGA